From the genome of Vicia villosa cultivar HV-30 ecotype Madison, WI linkage group LG2, Vvil1.0, whole genome shotgun sequence, one region includes:
- the LOC131650564 gene encoding uncharacterized protein LOC131650564, with protein MIALIPKVNNPIALDEFRPIFLVGSVYKIFAKLLAGRLKLVFHKLISKCQTAFAANRQLLDGVLVSNEVVVFAKRVKRKCMLVKVDFEKAYDCVSWDFLRSMLKRMDFGDQWCGWMETLGFNSSMSVFVNGSPTTDFNVARGLCQGDPISPFLFLLVAEVFSGLMHQAVSLGEFKPFRFNDSTQVDLLQFADNTILIGEGFWKNLWSIKALLRGFELVSDLRENLSKSKLYGINLDVDFLQAITFFLSCSFGTIPFVFLDIPIAINSQRQNSWAPIVSKIRRKLVVWHNKFLSIDGSMFLLNSVLSNIPICFFSFYKAPKVVLKEITSSKELSLGVVVKILKMYGNAKWEVLSGSCGNKKASLWWRDVCLIGEPLINDPHSNWFYSSIFCKLGDERSLDFWRHCSLGSSSFEVLFPYFYRKSGLGYIKVIEVGGWFNEIWKWDLGFNGGDFEC; from the exons ATGATAG CTTTGATTCCTAAAGTTAACAATCCTATTGCTCTTGATGAGTTTAGGCCTATTTTCTTAGTGGGAAGTGTGTACAAGATTTTTGCTAAGCTTCTAGCGGGTAGGTTGAAATTAGTCTTTCACAAGCTTATTTCTAAGTGTCAAACTGCTTTTGCTGCGAATAGGCAATTGCTGGATGGTGTTCTGGTCTCGAATGAGGTTGTGGTTTTTGCCAAAAGGGTGAAAAGGAAGTGCATGTTAGTGaaagtggactttgaaaaagctTATGATTGTGTCTCTTGGGACTTCCTTAGGAGTATGTTAAAGAGGATGGATTTTGGTGATCAGTGGTGTGGGTGGATGGAAACGTTGGGGTTCAATAGTTCCATGTCTGTTTTTGTGAATGGTAGTCCTACAACAGATTTCAATGTTGCTAGAGGTTTATGTCAAGGAGATCCTATTTCtccctttctttttctcttggTGGCTGAGGTTTTCTCTGGTTTAATGCACCAGGCAGTGTCTTTAGGGGAGTTTAAGCCTTTTCGATTCAATGATTCTACTCAGGTTGATTTGTTACAATTTGCTGATAACACTATTTTGATTGGAGAAGGCTTTTGGAAGAACTTATGGTCCATTAAGGCTTTGCTTAGGGGCTTTGAGTTGGTGTCAGATCTCCGGGAGAATTTATCCAAAAGCAAACTTTATGGTATTAATCTTGATGTTGATTTCTTGCAGGCAATAACTTTTTTCCTGTCTTGCAGTTTTGGTACGATTCCTTTCGTCTTTTTGGACATACCCATTGCTATTAATTCTCAGAGACAAAATTCTTGGGCACCTATTGTTTCCAAAATCAGAAGAAAGTTGGTGGTGTGGCATAACAAATTTTTGTCTATTGATGGTAGCATGTTTCTATTGAATTCGGTTTTATCCAACATCCCCATTtgcttcttttctttttataaggCTCCTAAGGTGGTTCTTAAAGAGATTACAAGCTCCAAAGAACTTTCCCTTGGGGTGGTTGTGAAGATTCTAAAAAT GTATGGTAATGCAAAGTGGGAGGTTCTAAGTGGTTCTTGTGGGAATAAGAAGGCATCTTTATGGTGGAGGGATGTGTGCTTAATTGGGGAACCCTTGATTAATGACCCTCATTCTAATTGGTTTTATTCCTCTATTTTTTGTAAGCTTGGAGACGAGAGGTCTTTAGACTTTTGGAGACATTGTTCGCTTGGATCCTCATCTTTCGAGGTGTTATTCCCCTATTTCTATCGGAAAAGTGGCTTGGGTTATATCAAAGTTATTGAAGTGGGAGGCTGGTTTAATGAGATTTGGAAGTGGGATCTTGGTTTTAATGGGGgtgattttgaatgttga
- the LOC131647330 gene encoding DNA-directed RNA polymerase 1, mitochondrial-like, which translates to MLTRLMLTSKCVFFKLARHMVIPYMLMLVPPNHWTGYDKGAYLFLPSYVMRIHGAKQQREAVKRDPKNQLDPIFEALNTLGDTKWRVNKSLIGRLSRNMSKTMDRRVDIM; encoded by the exons ATGTTAACAAGACTGATGTTAACATCAAAATGCGTTTTCTTTAAACTGGCGAGGCACATGGTTATCCCCTACATGCTAATGTTGGTTCCACCGAATCACTGGACAGG GTATGACAAAGGAGCATACTTGTTTTTGCCATCATACGTAATGAGAATACATGGAGCAAAACAGCAACGTGAAGCTGTAAAGAGGGATCCCAAGAATCAACTTGACCCTATTTTTGAG GCACTTAACACTCTTGGTGATACCAAATGGAGGGTAAACAAAAGCCTAATTGGAAGATTATCAAG AAACATGAGCAAAACAATGGATAGGCGTGTGGATATTATGTAA